The following proteins come from a genomic window of Taeniopygia guttata chromosome 25, bTaeGut7.mat, whole genome shotgun sequence:
- the LOC140680563 gene encoding Fc receptor-like protein 4, with amino-acid sequence MPPPDQLVLQVPTQTLLEGDTVTLRCRCRQGNPVSSVFFYHEEKELVEFQNGTELFLSHLQLHHSGRYRCRGWVNSRVAQGWEDSAPVTVTVHAPLLHVFYRDGQVVGVPQGSPQLLVPAVGVSHSGNYSCEVRSEGGAVQKSSAWLRITVRMPVANATITLSPLAHQVRAGDPVTLRCSVQVGSAPVTFAWRHNGQEVAQGPLLELGDVNVGHSGTYQCVAANQLDSHQALSPELVLTVTSQGHMDTVVAGIRWALLFLVLLVGVIVAWHRWHRVAARKHQERPSPEPLATPEEGEILYTHVVSTKQAQRENSGGGGGQ; translated from the exons ATGCCACCACCTG accagctggtgctgcaggtgccGACACAGACACTGCTGGAGGGAGACACGGTGACATTGCGCTGCCGGTGCAGGCAGGGCAACCCGGTCAGCTCGGTGTTCTTCTACCATGAGGAGAAGGAATTGGTGGAGTTCCAAAATGGGACCGAGCTGTTCCTGTCCCATCTGCAGCTGCACCACAGCGGCCGCTACCGCTGCAGGGGCTGGGTGAACTCCAGGGtagcacagggatgggaggaTTCGGCaccagtgacagtgacagtgcaCG ccccCCTCCTGCACGTGTTCTACCGGGACGGGCAGGTGGTGGGGGTCCCGCAGGGgtccccacagctgctggtaCCCGCCGTGGGGGTCTCCCACTCGGGGAATTACAGCTGCGAGGTGCGCTCTGAGGGAGGGGCTGTGCAGAAGAGCAGTGCCTGGCTACGCATCACGGTGCGCA TGCCCGTGGCCAATGCCACCATCACCCTCAGTCCCCTGGCACACCAGGTGCGCGCAGGAGACCCCGTGACCCTGCGCTGCTCGGTGCAGGTGGGCTCAGCCCCTGTCACCTTCGCCTGGCGGCACAACGGGCAGGAGGTGGCCCAGGGTCCCCTCCTGGAGCTTGGGGACGTCAATGTGGGACATTCGGGCACCTACCAGTGCGTGGCCGCCAACCAGCTGGACAGTCACCAGGCACTCAGCCCAGAGCTAGTCCTgactgtgacatcacagggacACATGGACACCG TGGTTGCAGGGATTCGTTGGGCCCTTTTGTTCCTGGTCCTGCTCGTGGGTGTCATTGTGGCCTGGCACCGGTGGCACCGAGTGG ctgccaggaagCACCAGGAAAG GCCCTCCCCGGAGCCCCTGGCCACTCCAGAGGAGGGGGAAATTCTGTACACCCATGTTGTGAGCACCAAACAGGCACAGCGTGAGAacagtggggggggggggggacagtGA